One Cucumis melo cultivar AY chromosome 8, USDA_Cmelo_AY_1.0, whole genome shotgun sequence genomic window, gaaaatattttaggtttaaaCCTCTCAGTTGAAGATTTGCTTTAATCTATTAGTTGGAGATATGTTTGAACTAGTTAATTTACTATTTCATTGCTAATTAGGTTTATTAACAGAACTAAAATTTGAGCTGAGAAACTTTTACTCAAATTTTCTAGAAATTTAAATGAATCTAGTGAAAATCGAACatgagattttaaaaaaattgtcaaatcGTAAGTTTAGGGTTTAATAAGACGTATTATTGAGGGAAAAAAAGGAGAAGATTACCAGAATGGTAATTGAGCCCTAGAAAATTTAAATGTAAATCCCAAGTTTAGTTTTAAGAGGGTCACAACAAACGGTATACGACCAAACGAGGGGAGACAAAAACGACAATTATGTATGTAGCCATACCGATATATATAAGCATAAGATGGAAATATATTTCCACCCATCGTCTTGAATTTCTTTTGGTATAAAAATATATGCTTTTACCTAACCTTCACTCAAATACGTATGGCTTCTCGTTTACAAATTCTTCAGATAAATCAAATCAACATACAGATGAGAAAACGAGTTTTGAAGAGCAATAAGGCAAAGAAATCCCCATGCCATTAAAACGTCCGGGTAATACCGTATTTCTCCAAAATGAGAATCCTGAGAGAATAGAGATCCCtccacaaaaaataaaaaatagcaCATCATAAGATTGCATCCCAGTGATGTGGTCTAAtcttattttcctttcttttatcTCCAAGTCGCGTGAAGAAGCAGCAGGAGGTATAAAAAAGGGGTCCATCAATGTATATCCCTTCCCAGAAACAAATAGACTAATAATTTATTCTTTACGCTGATTCTGACAATTTCAGCCATCCAAAGCAAATCATCCCACTAGTAATCTAGACCAATATTTGAAGAAGAGAACAGAAATATATTCTAAATTGATAGGGTATAAAGGCGTAGAGAATAAAGGTTAACCTAATATTAAAGTCAGAATGAATGGAACCTCTTATGCTGAAGAAGATATAAGAAGTTTACTTGCATAAAATATAAATGTGAACGGCATAATACTATGGTCACTTCTGAGCCAAAGGGAATATTACTTGGTTGCACGGCCACACAGACATAGAATGATAATATTTGTCTAGGCAAACTAGAAAGTAAAATTGTAGAGATTACATATTGTTCGTCCCAGTAAAAGAGCTCGGAGGGTCCACAGAGCTCATTTCCGAGCTTCTGCTTTCTTCTGTTCTCTGGCTGAAAGTGAGGGAAAGAGGGAGAGTGAATATCAGTTCAATTCAATGTTAAAAGGGAATGGTACTATAAGAGCTTTTGTGTACTGTTGTATATATTACCagccttttcttcttctctttttttagcAGCTTCTTCCCTTTGTTGACGAATAAGACTCAAACGTTCTGCATAGCATACCGTGAAAcaaaatttcaatattggacagTCCAAACGAAAGTTCTTCCTTCAAATTTGTTCATGACATTCACCAGCTAACATTAGTACACAAGATAATAGTTGTTCCAGGACTTAGCATGGGTTACCATGATATTATCAAAAGTGCATTTTGAACCAAATTTATATTATACGATTTAATACAAAAGAAAGTGTGGCATGCAGGTGATCATTTTGAGAGCTCCTATAAGTTTTTCCCTTTTAACTCAGaacaagaataaaaagaaaGCGCAAATACTAATCTTGGATGACAGAATGATGATTAAAAGGACTCCATTCTCAGAAACATAGAAGGCACACTTAAATCATTGATCATTGAAAAAGGATTACCTAAATCTTTCCTAGCTTGTTCAGTTTTCCCTTGTTCTTGAAGCCTCATGAATCGTTCGTGAGCCTTTTGTTTCTCTATCTCTTCCCTggtaaaaagaataaatacaATTTCGTAAACTGTGAGAAAAGCATTCCTAAATCTATATAATGACATGTCTGAATCTAGAAcaataatcatagaaattaaataaatgttCAATATCtgttaaaacaaacaaaatagaACTTATAACAACCTTTCACGCCTTGAAAGTTCAGTTGTTTTCCCAATCTGCAACGTGAAGTGAAGTTACACATCAACTCTATATCAATGTTCAAATCGTAAAACCATATGTAAGGATGAATATTAACTTACATCAATATCTCTAGCTTTCAAGGTTTTTGGCTTGACCAAGTTAGGATTTTCGATCTCAATAATACCTTGAGTGCCTTTCCTCTGGCAGAATTTGACAACAAAATAAAGAAGACTTAGTCTTGCCCGGCTCAAATGGAAAATAACAAGACATGCAGAAAATTAGATTTATGTATAAAGAAGGTCACTGAATACAAACTCTAGGTTTATCTCCCTGATCATCAGATTCATCCCCAGATTCTTGTTCAGATCCTTCCTCAGATTCTTCCTCCTCCTTGTGCTCAGCTTCTACCTGTAATACTAGATTAAATACCTCGTGTGCACAAAAGTAAGTAAAAAGAAAGAGCAAAACCATGCAGTTGAAGAACCAACTGCTGGGGAAAGTTGCAACACATCAGGGTATTATCTATTCTCAATTGACAAAAACAACTGTGGGGCACTGTAGGACTTGTGCATAATGGCAGTGAGAACACACACAAAGAGGGGGAGGGGGAGAGAGAACCTGTTTAAACGTGCGTGGACGTGTGGAGGTCCCAGCAACTACAATTAATTCAGAAACTGAAGTTAGCAACTCGAATTTCACCCATCTTAAAGTCTAAAAAATGAGACTACAAATTGCAGAACCATATGTAAGGATGATAAAAAAAGGTTAATTCCCCCACACCATCCATCTCTCCTATCTTTTCTAGTTCTAAGAACCAATTCCAAAGCAAAAACCATAGAACTAGCTATATTACCAAGACGCTTTATTAGATTACAAAAGTTTCAGATTCCACAATAAAAAGGTAAAATTCTATCCACTATCAACTACGCCTAGATCTCACCACCAACCACACTTCCTCATAGTTGCTGAAACTGATCTAAAAACAATTAAGCAACGCCTAAAACAGCTTAAGTCGCTGAATATCCAGCACCATTCTTCTAGACTCTCCATGTCAAGCACGAAACAACTTTAATTTCAACACTCGAAGAAAAAGAACTCGTAAccttcaatttctcaataatcGAGCGAACGTggttaaaaaaaagagaaactaTTACAGCAACTCCAAAACAAAACGCATTCTACTCTGCAGTCGAAGTAACTCGTGCACATAACCAATAAACTTCCTTAAGATTACGAAAATTCTACACTCCATAATACAAAAGTGAAACTATTTCCGAATCAACTAAGCCTAGATCTCGACACCAACCATCTCCTCGTAGTCGCAGAAACTGATCTATAAATAAGTAAGTAAAATATAAAACAGCCTAAATCACTGGTATATCCAGCATCATTCCAAACACTGAACTCTCCATGACAATCACCAGCTCGTATCCTTGAAAAACAACTAGAATTCATCACctcaaatatataaaatgaaaacaatAGGCAGGGAAATGATAACAATGATATAAAAATATGTCGTGATCTTCAATAATCAAACGAAGGTGGtggaaaaagagagagaattaTTGCTCACGCATGTCTTCAGGGGTAGAGAATTGGCGCCGACCGGTGGGCTTGCTCTTGTACTTTCCTCTTCCCATCGTCGACAAAAAGCAGAAGGGAAAAAGTAGAAGAGGAGCAGAATCGACGTAGAATGGAAGCCCCCTCTTAGTTAATTTTGTGAAAGGCGAAGTTGGACGCTGCTCCGCCTTTCCGCCGAGAGGAGAATTTATAGTTGTGTTGGCCTTTATTTCTTCCCGTCCCGTTTACATCTCTCTGTGCTCAAAAAACGCCAACCGGATTCCCCCAAACCCTACCCGAACCGGTACCCAAGAATCAGTTGGATAtcttttcactattattttacttttaccCTCATCTTTGATATTAGGGCTAATATCAACTTACACCTTATttcatatttcatttaatcaatgttatataaaacataatctaaattaattaaacttttaaattttggattccCTTTAGAAACCATCCATGAAGTaatcatttctttaaaagtagattgagaaataattttttattat contains:
- the LOC103484483 gene encoding uncharacterized protein LOC103484483; this encodes MGRGKYKSKPTGRRQFSTPEDMLAGTSTRPRTFKQVEAEHKEEEESEEGSEQESGDESDDQGDKPRRKGTQGIIEIENPNLVKPKTLKARDIDIGKTTELSRREREEIEKQKAHERFMRLQEQGKTEQARKDLERLSLIRQQREEAAKKREEEKAAREQKKAEARK